A genomic segment from Pseudomonas mendocina encodes:
- a CDS encoding mechanosensitive ion channel family protein, which yields MEQLELLAAWRDPLIRTGQVLLIILLAWIAQRILTRAISRLGARYSLLPAEVLQPLRGLVRWLIMGSALLMVLERLGVSANVLWTALTGFTAVAAVAFFAIWSVLSNMFCALLIFTMGPFRLGDTVEVIESADKPGVKGRVIAINLFYTTLQDLSEDAAGALLQVPNSLFFQKSVRRWR from the coding sequence ATGGAACAGCTTGAATTATTGGCGGCCTGGCGCGATCCGCTTATTCGCACCGGCCAGGTACTGCTGATCATCCTGCTGGCGTGGATCGCTCAGCGAATTCTTACCCGCGCCATCAGCCGCCTTGGCGCGCGCTACAGCCTGCTGCCGGCAGAGGTACTGCAGCCGCTGCGCGGCCTGGTGCGCTGGCTGATCATGGGCAGCGCGTTGCTCATGGTGCTGGAGCGGCTGGGCGTATCGGCTAATGTGCTGTGGACGGCGCTGACCGGTTTCACTGCCGTCGCCGCGGTGGCGTTCTTCGCCATCTGGAGCGTGCTGTCGAACATGTTCTGCGCGCTGCTGATCTTCACCATGGGCCCGTTTCGCCTGGGCGATACCGTCGAAGTCATCGAGAGCGCCGACAAACCCGGGGTGAAGGGGCGGGTGATCGCCATCAACCTGTTCTACACCACCTTGCAGGATCTCAGCGAAGATGCAGCCGGTGCGCTGCTGCAGGTGCCCAACAGCCTGTTCTTCCAGAAGTCGGTCCGCCGCTGGCGCTGA
- a CDS encoding LysE family transporter, translated as MALETWLAFFVACWVISLSPGAGAVASMSAGMQYGFWRGYWNALGLQLGLALQIAIVAAGVGAILAASALAFSLIKWFGVAYLVFLAYKQWVALPSDLDAGAAERPIGRPLSLVLRGFLVNFSNPKAIVFMLAVLPQFINPHEPLVAQYLVMGVTMITVDLIVMAGYTGLASRVLRLLRTPRQQRVMNRSFAALFAAAAGLLATVKRAAV; from the coding sequence ATGGCATTGGAAACCTGGCTCGCTTTCTTCGTCGCCTGCTGGGTGATCAGCCTGTCGCCAGGTGCCGGTGCCGTGGCCTCGATGTCGGCCGGCATGCAGTATGGCTTCTGGCGCGGCTACTGGAACGCGCTCGGCTTGCAGCTCGGCCTGGCATTGCAGATCGCCATCGTCGCCGCGGGCGTGGGCGCCATCCTGGCGGCCTCGGCACTGGCCTTCAGCCTGATCAAGTGGTTTGGCGTGGCCTATCTGGTGTTTCTCGCCTACAAGCAATGGGTTGCCCTGCCCAGCGATCTGGATGCCGGTGCGGCCGAGCGCCCCATTGGTCGACCGCTGAGCCTGGTGTTGCGTGGTTTCCTGGTCAACTTCAGCAACCCCAAGGCGATCGTCTTCATGCTCGCGGTGCTGCCGCAGTTCATCAACCCGCATGAGCCGCTGGTGGCGCAGTACCTGGTGATGGGCGTGACCATGATCACTGTTGACCTGATCGTCATGGCCGGCTATACCGGTCTCGCCTCGCGCGTACTGCGCCTGCTGCGCACGCCGCGCCAGCAGCGGGTGATGAATCGCAGTTTCGCTGCGTTGTTCGCCGCTGCCGCCGGCCTGCTGGCAACGGTCAAGCGCGCCGCCGTCTGA
- a CDS encoding cytochrome c/FTR1 family iron permease: MIRFRSPLSWLMLPLLACLSFLAVGEPLDGAAQALHLIGYIGADYPATVAGGQVVDAGEYQEQLEFLDVLQGLVVALPAQAGRAELEQGVADLRQAVTQRQPGEEVSSAARQLGARLADLYEVSLTPVLTPDPERGAPLYAQHCSVCHGDTGLGDGPAGIGLEPPPANLRDAGRLDRLSLYDLYNTLGLGIEGTDMPAFADQLDDRQRWDLAVYIAGFTAASVPGQTRFAMSELAGRTPAEIAAAGGDIAAFRAQRAHPVLEQRGPQQLIGYTRETLERSLQAYRDGDREQAYDLSVGAYLEGFELVEGALDNLDAVQRKTTERALMAYRQALQDGAGVAQAAQALEQAKVELDKSAALLADGSMDGSLSFFASLLILLREGLEAILVLAAILAFLRNTGQQQAVRSVHVGWGLALLAGVGTWAVAAYVIDVSGAQRELLEGITALFASVVLLWVGVWMHDRRHAAAWQDYIKSSLVGGGGRFGFAVLAFFSVYRELFEVILFYETLWLQAGPAGHGAVLAGAAAALVMLIGLAWVILRGSRKLPLATFFGINAVLLCVLSVVFAGHGVAALQEAGVLGTRPVAFFEFDWLGIHADAWSLSAQGLALAGIALLYGRSLLGERRRLAEQA; this comes from the coding sequence ATGATCCGCTTTCGTTCCCCCCTTTCCTGGCTGATGCTGCCGCTGCTGGCCTGCCTCAGCTTTCTTGCCGTTGGCGAGCCCCTGGACGGCGCCGCCCAGGCGCTGCACCTGATCGGTTATATCGGCGCTGATTACCCTGCCACCGTTGCAGGTGGCCAGGTCGTCGATGCTGGCGAATACCAGGAGCAACTGGAATTTCTCGATGTGCTGCAAGGCTTGGTCGTCGCCCTGCCGGCTCAGGCTGGGCGTGCCGAGCTGGAGCAGGGCGTGGCTGATCTGCGCCAGGCCGTTACCCAGCGCCAACCTGGCGAGGAGGTGTCCAGCGCGGCCCGCCAGTTGGGCGCGCGTCTGGCCGATCTTTATGAGGTGTCGCTGACGCCGGTGCTGACACCGGACCCGGAGCGGGGCGCGCCACTCTACGCCCAGCACTGCTCGGTGTGCCATGGCGACACCGGACTGGGCGACGGGCCGGCCGGCATTGGCCTGGAACCGCCGCCAGCCAATCTGCGCGACGCGGGGCGCCTGGATCGCCTGAGTCTTTACGATCTCTACAACACCCTCGGCCTAGGCATTGAGGGCACCGATATGCCGGCCTTCGCCGACCAGCTCGACGACCGTCAGCGCTGGGATCTGGCGGTCTATATCGCCGGCTTCACCGCAGCATCGGTGCCGGGCCAGACGCGCTTCGCCATGAGCGAGTTGGCCGGCCGCACGCCTGCCGAGATTGCGGCTGCTGGCGGCGATATCGCCGCGTTCCGCGCTCAGCGGGCTCATCCGGTGCTGGAGCAGCGTGGCCCGCAGCAATTGATCGGCTACACCCGTGAAACCCTGGAACGCAGTCTGCAGGCCTATCGCGATGGTGATCGCGAGCAGGCCTATGACCTTTCCGTCGGCGCCTACCTGGAAGGTTTCGAGCTGGTCGAAGGAGCGCTCGACAACCTCGATGCCGTACAGCGCAAGACCACCGAGCGCGCCCTGATGGCCTACCGGCAGGCGCTGCAGGATGGCGCGGGTGTCGCGCAGGCGGCCCAGGCGTTGGAGCAGGCCAAGGTCGAGCTGGACAAGTCCGCCGCGCTGCTCGCCGATGGCTCCATGGACGGCAGCCTGAGCTTCTTCGCCAGCCTGCTGATTCTGCTGCGCGAGGGCCTGGAAGCCATCCTGGTGCTGGCGGCGATCCTCGCCTTCCTGCGCAACACCGGGCAGCAGCAGGCGGTGCGCAGCGTTCACGTCGGCTGGGGCCTGGCGTTGCTTGCCGGGGTTGGCACCTGGGCGGTGGCGGCTTACGTGATCGATGTCAGTGGCGCGCAGCGCGAACTGCTCGAAGGTATCACCGCGCTGTTCGCCAGCGTGGTGCTGCTGTGGGTCGGCGTGTGGATGCATGACCGCCGCCATGCCGCAGCCTGGCAGGACTACATCAAGAGCAGCCTGGTTGGCGGCGGTGGCCGTTTCGGCTTCGCCGTGCTGGCGTTCTTCTCGGTCTATCGTGAGCTGTTCGAGGTCATCCTGTTCTACGAAACCCTCTGGCTGCAGGCCGGGCCTGCCGGGCACGGTGCGGTGTTGGCCGGCGCAGCGGCCGCTTTGGTGATGCTGATCGGGCTGGCCTGGGTGATCCTGCGCGGCTCGCGCAAGCTGCCGCTGGCGACCTTCTTCGGCATCAATGCGGTGCTGTTGTGCGTGTTGTCCGTGGTTTTCGCGGGTCATGGCGTGGCGGCACTGCAGGAGGCCGGCGTGCTCGGCACGCGCCCGGTGGCGTTCTTCGAGTTCGACTGGCTGGGTATCCACGCCGACGCCTGGAGTCTGTCCGCTCAGGGCCTGGCGCTGGCCGGCATCGCGCTGCTCTACGGCCGCAGCCTGTTGGGTGAGCGCCGACGCCTGGCCGAGCAGGCCTGA
- a CDS encoding enhanced serine sensitivity protein SseB C-terminal domain-containing protein, giving the protein MSSTIHSTHYADSPDLALAALRHPSLEQALSVACAQLAVREAFLAALRDPAIGPQPRLLLAVSGADLQGQRRLAALVAELLPDEVELDLIELADDNLSRAVRERCEPFYKS; this is encoded by the coding sequence ATGTCTTCCACGATCCATTCCACTCATTACGCCGACAGTCCTGACCTGGCGTTGGCTGCTCTGCGTCATCCCTCTCTGGAGCAGGCGCTCTCTGTAGCCTGTGCTCAACTGGCCGTGCGCGAAGCCTTCCTCGCTGCGTTGCGTGATCCGGCCATCGGCCCGCAGCCTAGGTTGCTACTGGCGGTTTCCGGTGCCGACTTGCAAGGTCAGCGGCGCTTGGCTGCGCTGGTAGCGGAACTGCTGCCGGATGAGGTGGAACTGGACCTGATCGAGCTGGCCGACGACAACCTGTCACGCGCCGTACGCGAGCGCTGCGAGCCGTTCTATAAGTCCTGA
- a CDS encoding YaiI/YqxD family protein, translating to MRVWIDADACPRAARDQVVKFALKRGFEVVLVAGQAVARPSFACVKLIVVPSGPDAADDHLVEHAVPGELVICSDVPLADRLVKKGVAALDPRGREFDERNMGERLAVRNLFTDLREQGQVGGGQAPYSEKDRQAFANALDRILTRLSR from the coding sequence ATGCGCGTATGGATCGACGCCGACGCCTGCCCTCGGGCGGCGCGGGATCAGGTGGTCAAGTTCGCCCTCAAACGAGGGTTCGAGGTAGTGCTGGTGGCCGGGCAGGCCGTGGCCCGGCCGAGTTTCGCCTGCGTGAAACTGATCGTGGTACCCAGCGGGCCGGATGCGGCGGACGATCATCTGGTCGAGCATGCCGTCCCTGGCGAACTGGTAATCTGCAGTGACGTACCACTGGCCGACCGCCTGGTGAAGAAGGGCGTTGCCGCGCTCGACCCGCGAGGCCGCGAGTTCGACGAGCGCAACATGGGCGAGCGCCTGGCGGTGCGTAATCTGTTCACCGATTTGCGTGAGCAGGGTCAGGTCGGCGGCGGCCAGGCACCCTATTCGGAGAAGGATCGCCAGGCCTTCGCCAATGCGCTGGATCGGATTCTCACGCGCTTGAGTCGCTAG
- a CDS encoding thioesterase family protein, which yields MPQAFTLDTDLQQAVTAFFQRIPFNQLLGIEIAELSEEQVTMCLPMKPELIGNFVHGILHGGVISSLLDVCGGAMALIGAFANHQHLPAAERMSKLSKLGTIDLRIDYLRPGRGQRFTATAMPLRAGNKVAVIRMELHNDENVLVAVGTGTYLCG from the coding sequence ATGCCGCAAGCCTTCACCCTGGATACCGACCTGCAACAGGCGGTGACTGCCTTCTTCCAGCGCATCCCGTTCAACCAGTTGCTCGGCATCGAGATCGCCGAACTGAGCGAGGAGCAGGTGACCATGTGCCTGCCGATGAAACCCGAGCTGATCGGCAACTTCGTCCATGGCATCCTGCACGGCGGGGTGATTTCTTCCCTGCTCGATGTCTGCGGCGGCGCCATGGCGCTGATCGGCGCATTCGCCAACCACCAGCACCTACCGGCAGCCGAGCGCATGAGCAAGCTGTCCAAGCTCGGCACCATCGATCTGCGCATCGACTACCTGCGCCCCGGACGCGGCCAGCGCTTCACCGCCACGGCCATGCCGCTACGGGCCGGCAACAAGGTGGCGGTGATCCGCATGGAACTGCATAACGATGAAAACGTGCTGGTGGCCGTGGGCACCGGCACCTATCTGTGTGGCTGA
- the elbB gene encoding isoprenoid biosynthesis glyoxalase ElbB yields the protein MSKKVAVILSGCGVYDGAEIHESVITLLRLDQRGAQVQCFAPNVPQLHVVDHYSGDEMNETRNVLVESARIARGQIKDVKQLHVDEFDALIMPGGFGVAKNLSDFATNGAGCTVQPDVLAACKAFVDAGKPVGLMCIAPALAAKIFGAGVVCTIGTDHDTATTLTQMGAEHHECEVSDIIEDEQRKLVTTPAYMLAQSIAEAASGINKMVDRVLELAHH from the coding sequence ATGAGCAAGAAAGTGGCAGTGATTCTGTCCGGCTGTGGCGTCTACGATGGCGCCGAGATCCATGAAAGCGTGATCACCCTGTTGCGCCTCGACCAGCGTGGCGCCCAGGTCCAGTGTTTCGCCCCCAACGTGCCGCAGCTGCACGTGGTCGACCATTACAGCGGCGATGAGATGAACGAGACGCGCAACGTTCTGGTGGAGTCGGCCCGCATCGCCCGCGGCCAGATCAAGGACGTCAAGCAGTTGCACGTCGACGAGTTCGACGCGCTGATCATGCCCGGCGGCTTCGGCGTGGCGAAGAACCTTTCCGACTTCGCCACCAACGGTGCCGGCTGCACCGTGCAGCCAGACGTACTGGCCGCATGCAAGGCCTTCGTCGATGCCGGCAAGCCGGTCGGCCTGATGTGCATAGCGCCGGCACTGGCGGCGAAAATCTTCGGTGCCGGCGTGGTGTGCACCATCGGCACCGATCACGACACCGCCACCACCCTGACCCAGATGGGCGCCGAGCACCATGAGTGCGAGGTCAGCGACATCATCGAGGATGAGCAACGCAAGCTGGTGACCACACCTGCCTACATGCTCGCGCAATCCATCGCCGAGGCGGCATCGGGCATCAACAAGATGGTCGACCGCGTACTGGAGCTGGCGCACCACTGA
- a CDS encoding sterol desaturase family protein, which produces MNYVLYAVPFFFLLIALELLADRWRGMRTYRLADALNSLSAGVLSQATGILTRVVGLLTYAFAWEHLALVELSESSLWVWIFAFVFYDFCYYWNHRLGHERNVLWAAHAVHHQSEDYNLSTALRQTSTGFIFGWIFYLPMAVVGVPPLVFLTVAALNLLYQFWVHTRHIPKLGWFEWLFITPSNHRVHHAQNPIYMDRNYGGVFIVWDRIFGTFQEELDEEPVIFGVTVPLASWNPLWANLQVYAVLWSDARRASSWWDRLRIWFMPTGWRPADVAARYPQAKADLGNFRKFDVPLGRGAQVYALLQFVCYLLAGVWLLAQGDALSIGALLLACLWMALGLCSIGMWLENRSNARQMEYLRLASNLPAFWLAGELGMLTLDVGAWTWLVAYSLASLLGIWLARGSAAPALTPPV; this is translated from the coding sequence ATGAATTACGTTCTCTACGCAGTGCCCTTCTTCTTTCTGCTGATCGCTCTGGAACTGCTCGCAGACCGCTGGCGCGGCATGCGTACCTATCGCCTGGCCGATGCGCTCAACAGCCTCAGTGCTGGCGTGCTGTCGCAGGCCACCGGGATTCTCACCAGGGTGGTCGGCCTGCTCACCTATGCCTTCGCCTGGGAGCACCTGGCGTTGGTCGAGTTGTCTGAAAGCAGCCTTTGGGTCTGGATCTTCGCCTTCGTCTTCTACGATTTCTGCTACTACTGGAACCACCGCCTGGGCCACGAGCGCAATGTGCTGTGGGCTGCGCATGCCGTGCACCATCAAAGCGAGGACTACAACCTCTCCACTGCGTTACGGCAAACCAGCACCGGTTTCATCTTCGGCTGGATCTTCTACCTGCCGATGGCCGTGGTTGGTGTGCCGCCGCTGGTCTTTCTCACTGTCGCAGCCTTGAACCTGCTCTATCAGTTCTGGGTGCATACCCGCCACATTCCCAAGCTGGGCTGGTTCGAGTGGTTGTTCATCACGCCATCCAACCACCGGGTTCACCATGCGCAGAATCCTATCTACATGGATCGCAATTACGGCGGTGTGTTCATTGTCTGGGATCGAATTTTCGGCACCTTCCAGGAGGAGCTCGACGAGGAACCGGTGATCTTCGGCGTAACCGTACCGCTGGCCAGCTGGAACCCCTTGTGGGCCAACCTGCAGGTCTACGCCGTGCTGTGGAGCGACGCCAGGCGCGCCAGCTCCTGGTGGGACCGCCTGCGCATCTGGTTCATGCCCACGGGGTGGCGCCCGGCCGACGTGGCCGCGCGCTATCCGCAAGCCAAGGCGGACCTGGGCAACTTCCGCAAGTTCGATGTGCCGCTGGGGCGTGGCGCGCAGGTTTACGCGTTGCTGCAGTTCGTCTGTTACCTGCTAGCCGGCGTATGGCTATTGGCGCAGGGCGATGCGCTTTCGATCGGTGCGTTGCTGCTGGCCTGTCTGTGGATGGCGCTGGGCCTGTGCAGTATCGGCATGTGGCTGGAAAACCGCAGCAATGCCAGGCAGATGGAGTACCTGCGCCTGGCGAGCAACCTGCCGGCATTCTGGCTGGCCGGTGAACTGGGCATGCTGACGTTGGATGTCGGCGCCTGGACCTGGCTTGTCGCTTACAGCCTGGCCAGCCTGCTGGGCATCTGGCTGGCCCGCGGTTCAGCCGCGCCGGCGCTGACGCCACCGGTATAG
- a CDS encoding DedA family protein → MLQDLIRQFGYPALVLGTFLEGEVSLLLAAYMAVRNVLEIEWVALCAFLGTFASDQLWYYLGRRHGRALLARKPRWQPLGERASALIRRYPDLWVLCFRFLYGLRTVMPLTIGLSGYSWRRYLLLDAIGAAVWAGGISLLAYSLGNAMGGLLEELRNYQVILLAAVVLLLALAWLYRWRQRRRG, encoded by the coding sequence ATGCTCCAAGATCTGATCCGCCAGTTCGGCTATCCGGCATTGGTACTGGGCACCTTCCTCGAGGGTGAGGTATCCCTGCTGCTAGCGGCCTACATGGCCGTGCGCAACGTGCTGGAGATCGAATGGGTGGCGCTGTGCGCCTTCCTCGGCACCTTCGCCAGCGATCAGCTGTGGTACTACCTCGGCCGCCGCCATGGCCGCGCGCTGCTGGCACGCAAACCACGCTGGCAACCGCTGGGCGAACGCGCCAGCGCGCTGATCAGGCGTTATCCGGACCTGTGGGTCCTGTGTTTCCGCTTCCTCTACGGCCTGCGCACGGTGATGCCACTGACCATCGGCCTGTCCGGCTATTCCTGGCGCCGTTATCTGCTGCTGGACGCCATCGGCGCCGCTGTCTGGGCTGGCGGCATCAGCCTGCTGGCCTACAGCCTGGGCAATGCCATGGGCGGCTTGCTGGAAGAGCTGCGCAACTATCAGGTCATCCTGCTCGCCGCGGTGGTGCTGCTACTGGCCCTCGCCTGGCTATACCGGTGGCGTCAGCGCCGGCGCGGCTGA
- the hemB gene encoding porphobilinogen synthase: MSVTPANRLFPATRLRRNRRDDFSRRLVREHRLSVDDLILPVFVLDGENRREAVPSMPGVERLSIDLLLQEAEHWVELGIPALALFPVTPLEKKSLDGAEAWNPDGIAQRAIRALRAKFPELGVISDVALDPFTTHGQDGILDESGYVQNDITVDALVKQALSHAEAGAQVVAPSDMMDGRVQAIREALELAEHVNVRIMAYSAKYASAYYGPFRDAVGSAANLGKGNKLGYQMDPANGNEALHEVAADLAEGADMVMVKPGMPYLDILWRVKDAYKVPTFVYQVSGEYAMHMAAIQNGWLSEAVILESLTAFKRAGADGIITYLAVRAAELLKQGR, translated from the coding sequence GTGAGCGTTACCCCCGCCAATCGTCTGTTCCCTGCCACCCGTCTGCGTCGCAACCGTCGTGACGACTTTTCTCGTCGCCTGGTGCGCGAGCATCGCCTGAGCGTCGATGACCTGATCCTGCCGGTGTTCGTCCTCGACGGCGAAAACCGCCGCGAAGCCGTGCCGTCGATGCCGGGTGTCGAGCGTCTGTCCATCGATCTGCTGCTGCAGGAGGCCGAGCACTGGGTCGAGCTGGGCATTCCGGCGCTGGCGCTGTTCCCGGTCACTCCGCTGGAGAAGAAATCCCTTGATGGGGCCGAGGCCTGGAACCCAGACGGGATCGCCCAGCGCGCGATCCGTGCCCTGCGGGCGAAATTTCCCGAGCTCGGGGTGATCAGTGACGTCGCCCTCGACCCCTTCACCACCCACGGTCAGGACGGCATCCTCGACGAATCCGGCTACGTGCAGAACGACATCACCGTCGATGCGCTGGTCAAGCAGGCGCTGTCCCATGCCGAGGCCGGTGCGCAGGTGGTGGCACCTTCGGACATGATGGACGGTCGCGTGCAGGCGATCCGCGAGGCGCTGGAGCTGGCCGAGCACGTCAACGTGCGCATCATGGCCTATTCGGCCAAGTACGCCAGCGCCTACTACGGCCCGTTCCGCGATGCGGTGGGCTCGGCCGCGAACCTCGGCAAGGGCAACAAGCTCGGCTACCAGATGGACCCGGCCAACGGCAACGAGGCGCTGCATGAAGTGGCCGCCGACCTGGCCGAAGGCGCCGACATGGTCATGGTCAAGCCTGGCATGCCCTACCTGGACATCCTCTGGCGAGTGAAGGATGCCTACAAGGTGCCGACCTTCGTCTACCAGGTCAGTGGCGAGTACGCCATGCACATGGCCGCGATCCAGAACGGCTGGCTCAGCGAGGCGGTCATACTGGAGTCGCTCACCGCCTTCAAACGTGCCGGTGCCGATGGCATCATCACCTATTTAGCCGTACGGGCGGCAGAACTGCTAAAACAAGGGCGATGA
- the ppk1 gene encoding polyphosphate kinase 1 codes for MNSEGLNSEVLDNNPPQAEVVAETPVVETPPPAPIPSLDDSSLYIHRELSQLQFNIRVLEQALDESYPLLERLKFLLIFSSNLDEFFEIRVAGLKKQINFAREQAGADGLQPHQALARISELVHEQVERQYAILNDTLFPALAKHNINFIRRRFWTTKLKAWVRRYFRDEIAPIITPIGLDPTHPFPLLVNKSLNFIVELEGIDAFGRDSGLAIIPAPRLLPRIIKVPEDVGGAGDNYVFLSSMIHAHADDLFQGMKVKGCYQFRLTRNADLSVDTEDVEDLARALRGELFSRRYGDAVRLEVVDTCPKHLRDHLLKQFGLTESELYQVNGPVNLTRLFSITGLDNHPDLQYAPFTPVIPKLLQNAENIFNVVSKQDILLLHPFESFTPVVDLLRQAAKDPHVLAIKQTLYRSGANSEIVDALVEAARNGKEVTAVIELRARFDEESNLALASRLQAAGAVVIYGVVGFKTHAKMMLILRRENGEIVRYAHLGTGNYHAGNAKLYTDYSLLTADVALGEDVAKLFSQLIGMGKTLRMKKLLHAPFTLKKTLLDLIAKETAAAAEGKPAHIIAKFNSLTDPKVIRALYKASQTGVKIDLVVRGMCCLRPGIAGVSHNIQVRSIIGRFLEHTRVFYFLNGGDEKIYLSSADWMERNLDKRVETCFPVEGKKLITRVKKELESYLTDNTQAWVLQSDGRYLRQQPTGNQNPRSAQSGLLEKLTAPVVVAR; via the coding sequence ATGAACAGCGAAGGACTCAACAGCGAAGTGCTCGACAACAACCCGCCTCAGGCCGAGGTGGTCGCCGAGACGCCAGTGGTGGAAACCCCGCCGCCGGCGCCGATTCCCAGCCTGGATGACAGCAGCCTGTACATCCACCGTGAACTGTCGCAACTGCAGTTCAATATCCGGGTGCTGGAGCAGGCGCTGGATGAGTCCTACCCGCTGCTCGAACGTCTGAAGTTCTTGCTGATCTTCTCCAGTAACCTCGACGAATTCTTCGAGATCCGCGTCGCCGGCCTGAAGAAGCAGATCAATTTCGCCCGTGAACAGGCCGGTGCCGACGGCCTGCAGCCGCACCAGGCGCTGGCGCGCATCAGCGAACTGGTGCACGAGCAGGTCGAGCGGCAGTACGCCATTCTCAACGACACGCTGTTCCCGGCGCTGGCCAAGCACAACATCAACTTCATCCGTCGGCGCTTCTGGACCACCAAGCTCAAGGCCTGGGTACGCCGCTACTTCCGCGACGAGATCGCGCCGATCATCACCCCCATCGGCCTCGACCCGACGCACCCCTTCCCGCTGCTGGTGAACAAGAGTCTGAACTTCATCGTCGAACTTGAGGGTATCGATGCCTTCGGTCGCGACTCCGGTTTGGCCATCATCCCGGCGCCGCGCCTGCTGCCGCGCATCATCAAGGTGCCTGAAGACGTGGGAGGGGCAGGTGACAACTACGTGTTCCTCTCGTCGATGATCCACGCCCACGCCGACGATTTGTTCCAGGGCATGAAGGTCAAGGGCTGCTACCAGTTCCGCCTGACCCGTAACGCCGACCTGTCGGTGGACACCGAGGACGTCGAAGACCTGGCGCGTGCCCTGCGTGGTGAGCTGTTCAGTCGCCGCTACGGCGATGCGGTGCGCCTGGAGGTGGTCGATACCTGCCCGAAACACCTGCGCGATCACCTGCTCAAGCAATTCGGCCTGACCGAGAGCGAGTTGTACCAGGTCAATGGCCCGGTCAACCTGACCCGCCTGTTCAGCATCACCGGCCTGGATAACCACCCGGATCTGCAGTACGCGCCGTTTACCCCGGTGATCCCCAAGCTGCTGCAGAACGCGGAGAACATCTTCAACGTGGTCAGCAAGCAGGACATCCTCCTGCTGCACCCCTTCGAGTCCTTCACCCCGGTGGTGGACCTGTTGCGCCAGGCGGCGAAAGACCCGCACGTGCTGGCGATCAAGCAGACCCTGTATCGCTCAGGGGCCAACTCGGAGATCGTCGATGCACTGGTGGAAGCGGCACGTAACGGCAAGGAGGTCACCGCGGTGATCGAGCTGCGTGCGCGCTTCGACGAAGAGTCCAACCTGGCCCTGGCCAGCCGCCTGCAGGCTGCCGGGGCGGTAGTGATCTATGGTGTGGTGGGCTTCAAGACCCACGCCAAGATGATGCTCATCCTGCGTCGCGAGAACGGCGAGATCGTCCGCTATGCACACTTGGGCACCGGCAACTACCACGCCGGCAACGCCAAGCTGTACACCGACTACAGCCTGCTCACCGCCGACGTCGCCCTCGGTGAGGACGTGGCCAAGCTGTTCAGCCAACTGATCGGCATGGGCAAGACCCTGCGCATGAAGAAACTGCTGCACGCGCCCTTCACCCTGAAGAAGACCCTGCTCGACCTGATCGCCAAGGAAACCGCAGCGGCAGCCGAAGGCAAGCCGGCGCACATCATCGCCAAGTTCAACTCGCTGACCGACCCCAAGGTGATCCGCGCGTTGTACAAGGCCAGCCAGACCGGGGTGAAGATCGACCTGGTGGTGCGCGGCATGTGCTGCCTGCGCCCGGGCATCGCCGGGGTGTCGCACAATATCCAGGTGCGCTCGATCATCGGCCGCTTCCTCGAGCACACGCGGGTGTTCTACTTCCTCAACGGCGGTGACGAGAAAATCTACCTGTCCAGCGCCGACTGGATGGAGCGCAACCTCGACAAGCGCGTGGAGACCTGCTTCCCGGTGGAGGGCAAGAAGCTCATCACCCGGGTGAAGAAGGAGCTGGAAAGCTACCTGACCGACAACACCCAGGCCTGGGTGCTGCAGTCCGACGGGCGCTATCTGCGTCAGCAGCCCACCGGCAACCAGAACCCGCGCAGCGCGCAGTCCGGCTTGCTGGAAAAGCTCACCGCCCCGGTCGTCGTCGCTCGTTAA